The Vibrio syngnathi DNA window ATCAACCAATTCGATTTTGAGCAGATCCAAGCTCTCATGCCTAAAGAAACGCAATTACAGGGCTTAGTTAATGCGACGGCTCACGCTAAGTGGTCAGAGCAAGGTGAGCCTGAAGTTACGATAAGCGTTGATATGCCGAAAGGACAAGTTGTTCAACAAGTTGACGAACCAATCACATTGGGTTGGGAAAGCGTTGCATTGAGCGCACAACTGAAAGACAACAAACTGGATGCCGACTTTAAGCTGGATGTTTCGGATAATGGTGACTTGTCTGGCACAGTGTCGTTACCTGATATTCTCGCGGAAGATAAAATGGTCGATGCAGCCATTAAGTTGACCACCTTCCATCTCGATTTCTTACAGCCGATCCTCGGCGAATACAGCCTATTGAAAGCCGACCTGGAGAGTGACCTTCAAGTGAAAGGCTCCTTGATGCACCCTCAAGTCTTTGGTCAATTTTCTGTTGATGGCATTCAAGTCAAAGGCGATGTGACGCCTGTTGATGTGAAAGGCGGTCGTATCGACCTCGACTTTGATGGTTATAGTGCAAAACTGGATGCGAATGTTGAAACGCCTGATGGTCACCTTGATATCGTAGGTTCCGGGAATTGGCAAGATCTTAAAGCATGGCACTCTAACGTCAGAGTGTTTGCCGATGAGTTGATGGTTGATATTCCGCCAATGGTTAAAGTGAAGGTTGTTCCTGACATGACCATTGATGTCACACCAGAGCTTGCGAAAATCACTGGTGATATTGCATTACCTTGGGGGCGAATCGTTGTAGAAGACTTACCACCTTCAGCGGTAGGCATCTCTTCTGACCAAGTTATCTTGAATAAAGAGCTTGAGCCTGAAAGTGAAGGTACGATCCCATTTAATGTGATGACCAATATTAATATCTCCATTGGTGATGACTTTAAACTTTCAGCCTTCGGCCTTGAAGGGGGATTAATCGGTAAGTTGAATGTCGCTCAAAAAGACCAAGGTCCTTTCATCACTGGTGAAGTGAACATCGTGGATGGTACTTACCAATCCTTTGGGCAAGATCTCTTGATCAAAGAAGGTAAGATTCTAATGAATGGGCCTCCGGATCAACCATATGTAGCGATCAATGCGATACGTAACCCTGACAATACTCAAGATGATGTGACCGCTGGTATTCGTGTGACAGGCCCAGCTACTGAGCCAACCATAGAGATTTACTCTGACCCCGCAATGCCGCAAGCGAATGCGCTGTCCTATATTTTACGTGGTCAAGATATCGATGGTGAGTCGAACGGTTCAATGACAACGACCTTAATTGGCTTAAGCTTGGCGAAGAGCGGTAAGGTTGTCGGCGAAATCGGTGAAGCCTTTGGTGTACAAGATTTACAACTGGATACAGCAGGCTCTGGGGATGACTCACAAGTAACGGTAAGTGGCTACATTCTGCCTGGTTTACAGGTGAAGTATGGTGTGGGTATCTTTAACTCGTTAGGCGAGTTTACCGTTCGTTATCGATTGATGCAGGATCTCTACGTTGAGGCTGTATCGGGTCTAGACAGTGCCGTGGACCTTCTCTATCAATTTGAATTCGAGTAAATCAATTTGAATTCAAGTTGCTGAGGTTTCATCCATTGGTCGGTATGAAAATCGAAAGGATTATGGGGTATTTATGCAACATCTTGTTTTTGTATATGGAACCTTGAGACAAGGTCAATCGAACCACCACTATTTGCAGCAATGCGAGTACTTAGGCCGGTTTGACACCCTTGAGGAGTACGCTCTTTTTGATTTAGGTGCCTATCCAGCGATGATTCTTGGAAAGAAAAATGTCGTTGGCGAAGTCTATGCCATTAACGACGAAGTTTTAGCGTCGCTCGATCGGTTAGAGGATGTTCCTGTTGAGTACCGTCGCGAGCAAATAGAGACGATATTTGGTTTAGCATGGGTATATTTGTATCAGCTTGATCTAACGGCTAATAACGAAATACTTTCGGGTGACTGGTGTAAACGGGACAACCCGTAATAGCTATCTATTCGTAATATCTAAGCTATCTACTTGTAATTTCTATACA harbors:
- a CDS encoding gamma-glutamylcyclotransferase family protein; protein product: MQHLVFVYGTLRQGQSNHHYLQQCEYLGRFDTLEEYALFDLGAYPAMILGKKNVVGEVYAINDEVLASLDRLEDVPVEYRREQIETIFGLAWVYLYQLDLTANNEILSGDWCKRDNP